The following proteins come from a genomic window of Streptomyces sp. GS7:
- a CDS encoding ribosome-inactivating family protein, with protein sequence MARQQNEDEWVRADLPWVPWIAPDSSCTIGIRLDSSRSRNPESMDIGFALTWPGLSFSSSSVTREVENGESWTEEWELVSPDNLVCPVPLPHSINKGISYIKAQVSATEDFRAGSGKAGWFLFGDRDVQVQPIASADLKFNVALGPLKITSPAPGAPISAREVFIGTADTMSPPPTIYLSCNGDPTVYGQTSMDGQWRISPARDLPPGAHTFAVGWDNGLHASQENTVMSSDVKDLVCAAGPVAVVAGGAAADVKVTVSPRTPGMPVVPGSRKFTVKAPDNCVFADFVVHSEYGSGHTFDPTVTRIDDRTLTFTDNPDLNDTGNHKEPLTYTFHIKTLGTTAPGTYRNGIFHIDGADNFPLTATVAEAIAITSPGEKAQVGLPVTITGTSNAASGKVDLYLDGGGGPWQTVPVTDGKWSYTGDLPAGQHTVDAFASHGAGVKAHVSFTVLGTPIASVTQSQTPPVIAGGSGTVAASVVFSRGYSGKAQLTLPAGFTFDSSQKPRWSENGSSGTVDDAELSNGGRTWLWSGPNPTAGTVVWSAQVTADTKTALGPHTQQDGCSFTPDGYAATKADLTATVQASQDVKDLVGAAEPVAVVAGGAAADVKVTVSPRTPGMPVVPGSRKFTVKAPDNCVFADLVVHSEYGSGHTFDPTVTRIDDRTLTFTDNPDLNDTGNHKEPLTYTCRIKTSGATAPGTYGNGSFQIDGADNVPLRATVTVKATLSVQEVRVWPQTLAPSGGDVFFSWKVTNTGPSAAWKVHVSVALPEGVTVSDKYTLDGQGHVQMDLADLPVGESRWFRIAGHTDSPSGNAVTATAQVTAVSGDTGPSNATIPVASGGGDAGGGLSCNWLTDIFSFVGDSFGAFAGLADFSGLPFGGGGGGMPDPDEPDRDDPDKEEEDRGVTMLKIGNSSAAPNPAVPGQDKVTFTWTVKNTGSRTDARFVVALVQLPKGFLFVDGPTGCVDAGGGRIMCPLTQDLAAQHTVDLKITASVPAPVQGNQEAWAYVSALNAWPASKKVTLRTDPHGAWALTEGTASPNPVARGQQVTYNWTLTNNGPSEAHEAVLTVAMPDHTHTVSASAALDGTTYPGTRSGNDIIIKMPSVPTATSGAHSVRITAHGTVADDAKGALAATVKAVATGTPEVNREATAQTALPDLVITGQAFPRDAVAGREATFVWTVANKGNHDATNAVVTAVLPDGCTYVTASGGGTGSGRSITWPALGTLAQGAQATVTLTARLAADATGDLTPVAQASVSADKADSPPPATAPLTAHAMTVLGLEGAPHVSPATRGHEITYGWTITNNGPSTAHDAVFATTLPAGVSFTSLKVDGKETPAKGADPSWSAPLPKGLTPGTPVSVTVTARLADCQTGFLTCAGTITTADDRAEATAHLEVLGDTTLLATAGTDTVSLDAGTTHDLTWTVTKAGTSPLLNPQLILDLPSAATVASATVDGISEEPVISANGRTVIPVTRLVTQDHSTVTATLALAPDAPATTGAQLEVTAVAEASGTPTSPPATTHLAVTTNSNLAIAPVTITPLRAGADARLEWTVTNTGPSTAVNTLFTATLPTAFGLDEAYLNTHPQTPAPAGANTCQLPVGDLAPGTSAQITLAVHCAPDTGGQQDLTATVTAGTAQPVTQPSQVTVNAGTALQLAVQATPDPALVGKDVTHVITVTNAGAGTLKNLRLTTVIDNSAYKALATSANGTWTTTAGGQTTVTWTLDDLPPAAQATATLIGRLADSSSGTLTAHHTAASDNAPQQQSTTDTAITTAPARPARHAERIVVALGAPQPHHDREERAPVVYNHVSDAEDAASRENYKAFIDAFRGALTDREVPVPGIAAPPIPATNSEAVNQFIHIQVTRDGEPAITLVIRRSDAYLVGWYTDAYVDPEAKAEIARTLFIRFTDEADEKKANHYTPSVDRDRCFTLTYDGNYNSLGEREKIPLGCTPLDAALEQLHNFTAKKDQYSLKNPLTTVIQMVSEATRFNAVFQAITFKNKTEDRWRDGNIPEQAVRDLENAWKPISDYLLIPEPGDTFSEAIGGKTRDRATLTKWIAVAKGIIR encoded by the coding sequence ATGGCACGGCAGCAGAACGAGGATGAGTGGGTGCGCGCCGATCTTCCCTGGGTTCCATGGATTGCACCCGACTCCTCATGCACGATAGGCATCCGACTGGATTCCAGCAGGTCTCGCAATCCAGAAAGCATGGATATTGGTTTCGCACTGACCTGGCCTGGCCTCTCCTTCTCCTCTTCGTCGGTCACTCGGGAGGTGGAGAATGGAGAATCCTGGACCGAGGAATGGGAGCTTGTAAGCCCGGACAATCTCGTATGCCCCGTACCTCTCCCTCATTCGATTAACAAAGGCATCTCATACATTAAGGCGCAGGTGTCGGCCACTGAAGATTTCAGAGCGGGCTCCGGCAAGGCCGGATGGTTCCTCTTCGGCGATCGGGATGTCCAGGTGCAGCCCATCGCTTCCGCCGACCTGAAATTCAATGTCGCATTGGGACCTTTGAAGATCACATCCCCTGCTCCCGGTGCACCAATTTCAGCTCGGGAAGTCTTCATTGGTACCGCAGATACCATGTCGCCGCCGCCGACCATATATCTCTCCTGCAATGGCGACCCTACTGTTTACGGGCAAACGTCCATGGATGGCCAGTGGAGAATTTCCCCTGCCCGGGATCTCCCTCCCGGTGCCCATACTTTTGCCGTGGGCTGGGACAACGGTCTCCACGCATCCCAAGAGAATACGGTGATGTCATCGGATGTGAAGGATCTGGTGTGTGCGGCTGGGCCGGTTGCTGTGGTCGCGGGTGGTGCGGCGGCTGATGTGAAAGTGACGGTCAGTCCGAGGACGCCGGGCATGCCGGTGGTGCCGGGCAGCAGGAAGTTCACAGTCAAGGCTCCGGACAACTGCGTGTTCGCGGACTTTGTGGTGCACTCGGAATACGGCAGTGGGCACACCTTCGATCCCACGGTGACCCGTATAGATGACCGGACGCTGACGTTCACCGACAACCCTGACCTGAATGACACGGGCAACCACAAAGAGCCTCTTACCTACACGTTCCATATCAAGACACTTGGGACCACGGCGCCGGGTACGTACCGCAACGGCATTTTCCATATCGACGGCGCCGACAATTTCCCCCTCACGGCGACCGTGGCTGAGGCGATCGCGATCACATCGCCGGGAGAGAAGGCACAGGTTGGGTTGCCGGTGACGATCACGGGGACATCGAATGCGGCATCAGGGAAGGTGGACCTGTACCTGGATGGCGGTGGTGGTCCGTGGCAGACGGTGCCAGTGACGGACGGGAAGTGGTCTTACACCGGTGATCTGCCGGCGGGCCAGCACACGGTAGACGCGTTCGCCTCCCATGGGGCGGGCGTGAAAGCACACGTGTCGTTCACGGTGCTGGGTACACCGATAGCGTCGGTAACGCAGTCGCAGACGCCTCCTGTGATTGCGGGCGGTTCGGGGACGGTAGCGGCGTCGGTGGTGTTCTCGCGTGGATACAGCGGCAAGGCTCAGCTCACGTTGCCAGCGGGTTTCACCTTCGACTCTTCCCAGAAGCCACGCTGGTCGGAGAACGGCAGTAGCGGCACCGTCGATGACGCGGAGTTGTCGAATGGCGGGAGGACGTGGTTGTGGTCAGGGCCGAATCCGACTGCGGGCACGGTGGTGTGGTCGGCGCAGGTGACAGCGGACACTAAGACGGCTTTGGGGCCCCACACACAGCAGGACGGCTGCTCGTTCACGCCGGACGGGTATGCGGCGACGAAGGCGGACCTGACAGCGACGGTGCAAGCGTCTCAGGACGTGAAGGATCTGGTGGGTGCGGCTGAGCCGGTTGCTGTGGTCGCGGGTGGTGCGGCGGCTGATGTGAAGGTGACGGTCAGTCCGAGGACGCCGGGCATGCCGGTGGTGCCGGGCAGCAGGAAGTTCACAGTCAAGGCTCCGGACAACTGCGTGTTCGCGGACCTTGTGGTGCACTCGGAATACGGCAGTGGGCACACCTTCGATCCCACGGTGACCCGTATAGATGACCGGACGCTGACGTTCACCGACAACCCTGACCTGAATGACACGGGCAACCACAAAGAGCCTCTTACCTACACCTGTCGCATCAAGACGTCCGGTGCTACCGCGCCGGGTACTTACGGCAACGGCAGCTTCCAGATTGACGGCGCCGACAACGTGCCTCTGAGGGCAACCGTCACTGTGAAGGCGACGCTCTCGGTTCAGGAAGTACGGGTGTGGCCGCAGACACTCGCACCATCGGGCGGCGATGTGTTCTTCAGCTGGAAGGTCACCAACACAGGACCGTCCGCTGCCTGGAAGGTGCACGTATCGGTGGCCTTGCCGGAAGGGGTGACGGTCTCCGACAAGTACACCCTCGACGGCCAGGGGCACGTGCAGATGGACCTGGCAGACTTGCCCGTTGGCGAGTCGCGCTGGTTCCGCATCGCCGGACACACCGACAGCCCGTCGGGGAATGCGGTGACGGCGACGGCTCAAGTGACGGCGGTTTCCGGGGACACCGGCCCCAGCAATGCAACGATCCCCGTAGCTTCCGGCGGCGGTGATGCTGGCGGCGGCCTGTCGTGTAACTGGCTGACAGACATCTTCTCCTTCGTCGGTGACTCCTTCGGGGCTTTCGCGGGACTGGCCGACTTCTCTGGGCTGCCGTTCGGAGGTGGGGGCGGTGGCATGCCTGATCCGGACGAGCCCGATCGCGACGACCCGGACAAGGAAGAGGAAGACCGGGGAGTGACGATGTTGAAGATCGGCAACTCCTCGGCAGCGCCAAACCCCGCAGTTCCGGGCCAGGACAAGGTGACTTTCACTTGGACGGTGAAGAACACCGGGAGTCGCACCGATGCGCGGTTCGTGGTGGCCTTGGTGCAGCTCCCGAAGGGCTTCCTCTTCGTCGATGGCCCCACCGGATGCGTCGATGCCGGCGGTGGTCGGATCATGTGTCCGCTCACCCAGGACCTCGCCGCCCAGCACACCGTCGACCTGAAGATCACTGCGTCAGTACCCGCCCCGGTACAGGGCAACCAGGAGGCGTGGGCCTATGTTTCGGCTCTGAACGCCTGGCCGGCTTCGAAGAAGGTCACGCTCAGGACCGACCCGCACGGAGCCTGGGCGCTGACGGAAGGTACGGCGTCCCCGAACCCGGTCGCACGCGGACAGCAGGTCACCTACAACTGGACGTTGACGAACAACGGGCCCTCGGAAGCCCATGAAGCGGTCCTCACCGTGGCGATGCCCGACCACACCCACACGGTGAGCGCGAGCGCCGCCCTGGACGGCACTACCTATCCCGGGACGCGGAGCGGCAACGACATCATCATCAAGATGCCTTCCGTGCCGACCGCGACAAGCGGGGCGCACTCGGTCCGGATCACTGCGCACGGAACGGTGGCGGACGATGCCAAGGGTGCGCTTGCCGCGACGGTGAAGGCGGTTGCGACCGGGACACCTGAAGTGAACCGGGAAGCCACGGCGCAGACCGCGCTGCCCGATCTCGTCATCACTGGCCAGGCATTCCCCAGGGACGCAGTTGCCGGGCGGGAGGCCACATTTGTGTGGACGGTGGCCAACAAGGGTAACCACGACGCGACCAATGCGGTGGTCACAGCGGTGCTGCCGGATGGCTGCACGTATGTGACCGCCTCCGGAGGAGGCACTGGCAGCGGCCGGAGCATCACCTGGCCTGCCCTGGGCACACTCGCGCAGGGTGCGCAGGCCACGGTCACCCTCACTGCCCGTCTCGCCGCCGATGCCACTGGCGACTTGACCCCGGTGGCGCAAGCCTCAGTCAGTGCCGACAAGGCGGACAGCCCGCCACCTGCCACCGCTCCGCTGACCGCCCATGCCATGACGGTGCTGGGCTTGGAAGGAGCCCCGCACGTCAGCCCGGCTACTCGCGGGCATGAGATCACCTACGGATGGACCATTACGAACAATGGCCCTTCCACCGCCCATGACGCAGTGTTCGCGACCACCCTGCCCGCCGGAGTTTCCTTCACCTCCTTGAAGGTCGACGGCAAGGAGACACCTGCCAAAGGCGCCGACCCGTCCTGGTCCGCTCCGCTGCCCAAGGGGCTTACTCCCGGCACCCCGGTTTCGGTGACAGTCACTGCTCGCCTGGCCGACTGCCAGACCGGCTTCCTCACCTGCGCAGGCACCATCACCACAGCCGATGACCGGGCCGAGGCCACTGCCCACCTCGAAGTCCTCGGCGACACCACGCTGTTGGCCACCGCCGGCACGGACACGGTCTCTCTCGACGCCGGCACCACCCACGACCTGACCTGGACTGTCACCAAGGCGGGTACAAGTCCTCTTCTCAACCCGCAGCTCATCCTCGACCTGCCGTCTGCCGCTACCGTGGCCTCTGCCACCGTCGACGGCATCTCCGAGGAGCCGGTCATCAGCGCGAACGGGCGCACAGTCATCCCCGTTACCAGACTGGTCACACAGGACCACTCCACGGTCACGGCCACCCTCGCTCTCGCGCCCGATGCCCCTGCCACTACCGGGGCTCAGCTCGAGGTGACCGCGGTCGCCGAAGCCAGCGGCACACCCACGAGTCCCCCGGCCACCACCCACCTGGCCGTCACCACCAACTCCAACTTGGCGATCGCCCCCGTTACCATCACCCCGCTGCGCGCCGGAGCCGACGCCCGCTTGGAGTGGACCGTCACCAATACCGGCCCCTCCACCGCGGTGAACACTCTGTTCACCGCTACGCTGCCCACGGCGTTCGGTCTGGACGAGGCTTACCTCAACACACACCCCCAAACTCCGGCCCCCGCTGGTGCTAACACCTGCCAGCTCCCCGTCGGCGATCTCGCGCCGGGCACTTCGGCTCAGATCACGCTCGCTGTCCACTGCGCCCCCGACACCGGGGGCCAGCAGGACCTCACCGCGACTGTGACGGCCGGCACTGCCCAGCCCGTCACGCAGCCCAGCCAGGTGACGGTCAACGCAGGAACCGCACTGCAACTCGCCGTGCAAGCCACTCCGGACCCCGCCCTCGTGGGCAAGGACGTCACCCACGTCATCACCGTCACCAACGCCGGAGCCGGCACCCTCAAGAATCTTCGCCTGACCACTGTCATCGACAACAGCGCGTACAAGGCGCTCGCCACATCCGCGAACGGCACCTGGACTACAACGGCCGGCGGCCAGACCACAGTTACATGGACCCTGGACGACCTGCCTCCGGCGGCACAGGCCACTGCCACCCTCATCGGCCGCCTCGCCGACAGTTCCAGTGGCACCCTCACGGCTCATCACACCGCGGCCTCCGACAACGCCCCACAGCAACAGTCCACCACTGACACTGCCATCACCACTGCCCCGGCCCGTCCCGCACGTCACGCGGAGCGCATTGTGGTGGCACTCGGCGCACCTCAGCCCCACCACGATCGGGAAGAGCGAGCACCAGTCGTCTACAACCACGTCTCCGATGCGGAAGACGCCGCATCGCGTGAGAACTACAAAGCGTTCATCGACGCCTTCCGTGGTGCCCTGACCGACCGCGAAGTGCCTGTTCCCGGCATTGCGGCACCACCCATCCCGGCAACGAACTCCGAAGCAGTCAACCAGTTCATCCATATTCAGGTGACCCGCGACGGCGAACCCGCGATCACACTCGTCATCCGCCGGAGCGACGCCTACCTGGTCGGCTGGTACACCGATGCCTACGTCGACCCCGAGGCCAAGGCGGAAATCGCCCGGACACTGTTCATCCGCTTCACGGACGAAGCCGATGAGAAGAAGGCGAACCACTACACCCCGAGCGTCGACAGGGACCGGTGCTTCACCCTCACCTACGACGGAAACTACAACTCCCTGGGAGAACGAGAGAAAATCCCCCTCGGCTGTACTCCGCTCGACGCCGCGCTTGAACAGCTCCATAACTTCACCGCGAAAAAGGATCAGTACTCCCTCAAAAACCCCCTGACAACCGTGATACAGATGGTGTCCGAAGCCACCCGCTTCAACGCCGTCTTCCAAGCGATAACCTTCAAGAACAAGACCGAGGACAGGTGGCGGGACGGGAACATCCCAGAGCAAGCAGTGCGGGACTTGGAGAACGCATGGAAGCCCATCTCTGACTACCTGCTCATACCAGAGCCCGGGGACACCTTCAGTGAGGCGATCGGCGGCAAGACACGTGACCGCGCGACACTGACGAAATGGATCGCGGTCGCCAAAGGCATAATCCGCTGA
- a CDS encoding IS5 family transposase: MVQRRPWEVEDGLWERIAGLLPVIERRVRYPGRKRLDDRRVLSGILFVLYTGIPWEFLPQELGYGSGSTCWRRLRDWHQAGVWQALHELLLAELRAAGLLDFSRAAVDGSHLRAMKGGAKTGPSPVDRGKTGSKHHVITEAHGIPLAATLTGGNRHDVTQLMPLVHAIPAVKGKRGRPRKRPDALFADRAYDSDTYRRELREVGIRPLIARRGTQHGSGLGIHRWVAEAAFALLHWFRRLRIRWEIREDLHEAFLILGCSIICWRRLKTSFC; the protein is encoded by the coding sequence ATGGTGCAGCGGAGGCCGTGGGAAGTCGAGGACGGGTTGTGGGAGCGGATTGCCGGGCTGCTGCCGGTGATTGAGCGCCGCGTGAGGTATCCGGGTCGCAAACGGCTCGATGACCGGCGGGTGCTGAGCGGGATCCTGTTCGTGCTGTACACCGGCATCCCTTGGGAGTTCCTGCCCCAGGAGCTGGGATACGGCTCGGGCAGCACGTGCTGGCGCAGGCTGCGCGACTGGCATCAGGCCGGGGTGTGGCAGGCTCTTCACGAACTGCTGCTGGCCGAGCTACGTGCGGCCGGGCTGCTGGACTTCTCCCGGGCCGCGGTCGACGGCTCCCATCTGCGGGCGATGAAGGGCGGCGCGAAGACCGGGCCCTCACCGGTGGATCGGGGAAAGACAGGCAGCAAGCACCACGTGATCACCGAAGCGCACGGCATCCCGCTGGCGGCCACGCTCACAGGCGGAAACCGCCACGACGTCACCCAGCTCATGCCGCTGGTCCACGCCATACCGGCCGTCAAAGGCAAGCGGGGGCGCCCCCGAAAGCGCCCCGACGCTCTGTTCGCCGACCGCGCCTACGACTCCGACACCTACCGCCGCGAACTGCGCGAGGTGGGCATCCGCCCCCTCATCGCCCGCCGCGGCACCCAGCACGGCTCCGGTCTGGGCATTCACCGATGGGTCGCCGAAGCAGCCTTCGCCCTCCTGCACTGGTTCCGGCGCCTGCGCATCCGCTGGGAGATCAGAGAAGACCTCCACGAAGCTTTCCTCATCCTCGGCTGCAGCATCATCTGCTGGCGACGCCTGAAAACCTCATTTTGCTAG
- a CDS encoding NF041680 family putative transposase produces MSLSHHAVEHGQFAELSRFRGEFYSCLTRRADAQFELADAVLSADGPVRSLVELSLVGEHRRGHGGLYDALAAGRMDIGRLRRAVAAVPLPRAADGRLVLAADITCWLRPNAHTSPQRILCHTYGRGKDQHIPVPGWPYSVICALETGRSSWTAPLDALRLAPGDDDATVTARQMRELVGRLMEAGQWKGGDPEILIVVDAGYDVPRLAFLLKDLPVQVLGRMRSDRVLRRAAPPRKPHTIGRPPRHGGEFAFGDQSTWDIPNAQTVTQTRLYGTATAQAWDRLHPRLTHRSAWVAELGTLPVIEGTVIHLQVEHLPSGAIPKPVWLWWSGTDATPTQVDLLWQTFLRRFDIEHTFRLFKQTLGWTRPKIRTPEAADRWTWLILAAYTQLRLARPLAADLRRPWERPAEPYKLTPARVRRDFRHLRPKTLCPAEAPKPSRPGPGRPPGRKNTHPTPRHDVHTVRKTDKTKRRTKKSTTPRPRRKG; encoded by the coding sequence ATGAGTCTGTCGCATCACGCCGTTGAACATGGGCAGTTCGCAGAACTGTCACGCTTCCGAGGCGAGTTCTACTCCTGTCTGACCAGGCGTGCGGACGCACAGTTCGAGTTGGCCGATGCCGTGCTGAGTGCGGACGGCCCGGTCCGTTCTCTGGTTGAGTTGTCGCTGGTGGGGGAACATCGCCGCGGGCACGGTGGCCTCTACGACGCCTTGGCCGCCGGCCGGATGGACATCGGCCGGCTGCGGCGGGCAGTGGCCGCAGTACCTCTGCCACGGGCTGCGGACGGCCGGCTGGTGCTGGCCGCCGACATCACCTGCTGGCTGCGGCCCAACGCACACACCTCACCGCAGCGGATCCTGTGCCACACCTACGGCCGCGGCAAAGACCAGCACATTCCCGTTCCGGGTTGGCCGTACTCGGTGATCTGCGCGCTGGAGACGGGCCGCAGCTCGTGGACCGCGCCACTGGACGCGCTCCGACTGGCACCGGGCGACGACGACGCCACCGTCACCGCCAGACAGATGCGCGAGTTGGTCGGCCGGCTGATGGAGGCAGGGCAGTGGAAAGGCGGCGACCCCGAGATCCTCATCGTCGTGGATGCCGGATACGACGTGCCCCGCCTGGCATTCCTGCTCAAGGATCTGCCGGTGCAGGTGCTGGGCCGGATGCGTTCGGACCGCGTCCTGCGTCGTGCCGCCCCACCGCGAAAGCCCCATACGATAGGCCGCCCGCCGCGTCACGGCGGCGAGTTCGCCTTCGGCGACCAGTCCACCTGGGACATCCCAAACGCGCAGACCGTCACGCAGACCCGTCTGTACGGCACCGCCACCGCCCAGGCATGGGACCGTCTCCACCCACGGCTGACACACCGTTCCGCCTGGGTCGCCGAACTGGGAACCCTCCCGGTCATCGAGGGAACTGTGATCCACCTGCAGGTCGAGCACCTGCCCAGCGGCGCCATCCCGAAACCGGTGTGGCTGTGGTGGTCGGGCACCGACGCCACCCCCACTCAGGTCGACCTGCTCTGGCAGACCTTCCTGCGACGCTTCGACATCGAGCACACCTTTCGGCTGTTCAAACAGACCCTCGGCTGGACCCGCCCCAAGATCCGCACCCCCGAAGCCGCCGACCGGTGGACCTGGCTCATCCTCGCCGCATACACCCAACTCCGCCTTGCCCGGCCACTGGCGGCCGACCTGCGGCGGCCCTGGGAACGACCAGCAGAGCCCTACAAACTCACCCCTGCCCGAGTCCGCCGCGACTTCAGGCACCTCCGCCCGAAGACCCTCTGCCCCGCCGAAGCACCGAAACCCTCCCGCCCCGGCCCAGGCCGACCACCCGGCCGCAAGAACACCCACCCCACACCCCGCCACGACGTCCACACAGTCCGCAAAACAGACAAAACGAAACGACGAACGAAGAAATCAACAACCCCACGACCCCGCCGCAAAGGTTAA
- a CDS encoding pirin family protein has translation MSNLETKPMEMRCGAAAAGERPAEAARVDVLTARKVPLGGPRAMTVRRTLPQRARTLIGAWCFADHYGPDDVSLTGGMDVAPHPHTGLQTVSWLFGGEIEHRDSLGSHAYVRPGELNLMTGGFGICHSEVSTPRTTILHGVQLWVALPEEHRNAERAFQHHAPEPVRIDGAEIRVFLGSLAGDVSPVRTFTPLVGAEILLRPRATVTLAVDPGFEHGLLVDQGDVRLGDTLVAPAELGYARPGSDALMLTNDSDDIARMVLLGGTPFEEEIVMWWNFVGRSHQDIVEARSAWMNGADGARFGEVKGYDGDRLPAPELPNGSLKPRGRVR, from the coding sequence GTGAGCAATCTCGAAACGAAACCCATGGAAATGCGATGCGGCGCCGCGGCGGCCGGCGAGCGGCCGGCCGAGGCGGCACGGGTGGATGTACTGACTGCCCGCAAGGTGCCCCTCGGCGGCCCCCGGGCGATGACCGTGCGGCGGACACTGCCGCAGCGCGCCCGGACCCTGATCGGCGCGTGGTGCTTCGCTGATCACTACGGTCCCGATGACGTTTCGCTGACGGGTGGCATGGATGTGGCCCCGCATCCGCACACCGGGCTGCAGACGGTGAGCTGGCTGTTCGGCGGGGAGATCGAGCACCGTGACAGCCTGGGCAGCCACGCCTACGTACGGCCAGGCGAGCTGAACCTCATGACGGGCGGATTCGGTATTTGCCACTCCGAGGTGTCCACGCCGCGGACCACCATCCTGCACGGTGTCCAGCTGTGGGTGGCGCTGCCGGAGGAGCACCGCAACGCCGAACGGGCCTTCCAGCACCACGCCCCCGAGCCCGTGCGGATCGACGGGGCCGAGATCAGGGTTTTCCTGGGGTCCCTGGCCGGCGATGTCTCGCCGGTGCGGACCTTCACCCCCCTGGTCGGCGCCGAGATCCTCCTCCGGCCCCGCGCGACCGTCACGCTTGCCGTGGACCCCGGCTTCGAGCACGGCCTCCTGGTCGACCAGGGCGACGTACGCCTGGGCGACACCCTGGTCGCCCCCGCGGAGCTGGGCTACGCCCGTCCGGGCAGCGACGCGCTGATGCTGACGAACGATTCGGACGACATCGCACGGATGGTCCTGCTTGGCGGAACTCCCTTCGAGGAGGAGATCGTCATGTGGTGGAACTTCGTGGGGCGGTCGCACCAGGATATCGTGGAGGCCCGTTCGGCCTGGATGAATGGTGCGGATGGTGCGCGCTTCGGCGAAGTGAAGGGCTACGACGGCGATCGACTACCCGCCCCCGAGCTGCCGAACGGATCTTTGAAACCACGCGGACGTGTGCGCTGA
- a CDS encoding alpha/beta fold hydrolase, translating to MSWGADCFHGQRLLAEHFRLELMDRRGFRDSPDIERSDYEVDADDIVALLGTGAHLVGHSSGAAGVVIAAARRPEVVHSLTLIEPSALHVAEEHPAVAEALGRIRAACGERREPMSPEEYLRYSTEGYDLPSPESTPHLLRAAASGMAERPVWDAKIPLTALARADFPKLVVNGTWETAHAEYRAFIGEAMMSCGEFTADRIGA from the coding sequence ATGAGTTGGGGCGCCGACTGCTTCCACGGCCAGCGCCTGCTCGCTGAGCATTTCCGGCTGGAGTTGATGGACCGGCGCGGCTTCAGGGACAGTCCGGACATCGAGCGCAGCGACTACGAGGTGGACGCAGACGACATCGTGGCGCTACTCGGCACCGGCGCGCACCTGGTGGGTCACTCCTCCGGCGCGGCGGGTGTGGTGATCGCGGCAGCGCGCCGGCCGGAGGTTGTTCACTCGCTGACGCTGATCGAGCCGTCCGCGTTGCACGTGGCCGAGGAGCATCCAGCGGTCGCGGAGGCGCTGGGCCGGATCCGGGCGGCATGTGGCGAGCGGCGTGAGCCGATGAGCCCCGAGGAGTACCTGCGGTACTCGACTGAGGGCTACGACCTGCCGTCGCCCGAGTCCACCCCGCACCTGCTGCGCGCCGCCGCCTCGGGGATGGCCGAGCGTCCGGTCTGGGACGCCAAGATCCCGTTGACCGCGCTCGCGCGGGCCGACTTCCCGAAGCTGGTGGTCAACGGCACCTGGGAGACCGCGCACGCTGAGTACCGCGCGTTCATCGGCGAGGCCATGATGTCCTGTGGCGAGTTCACAGCGGACCGGATCGGCGCCTGA
- a CDS encoding aromatic-ring hydroxylase C-terminal domain-containing protein, protein MSSQACVDTCASNSPMVNASRLSRTSRHDLGSDQPLVGHNAPDFRLEDGTCLADLMQDGRGVVLDFSSDHRLRDAATGWQSRLRYAAGTAKNNLGLGAVLVPPDGIVAWAGERDIDRKAFERAGGEWFGTAET, encoded by the coding sequence ATGAGCAGTCAGGCATGCGTGGACACCTGCGCATCGAACTCGCCAATGGTGAATGCGTCGAGGCTCTCAAGAACGTCTCGCCACGACCTCGGCAGCGATCAGCCGCTGGTCGGCCACAACGCCCCGGACTTCCGTCTGGAGGACGGCACTTGCCTCGCTGACCTGATGCAGGACGGACGAGGCGTCGTGCTCGACTTCAGCAGCGACCACCGCCTGCGGGATGCGGCGACGGGCTGGCAAAGCCGGCTGCGTTACGCGGCCGGGACGGCGAAGAACAACCTGGGACTGGGAGCCGTGCTCGTCCCACCGGACGGCATCGTCGCCTGGGCGGGTGAGCGCGACATCGACCGGAAGGCATTCGAGCGGGCCGGCGGCGAGTGGTTCGGCACTGCGGAAACCTGA
- a CDS encoding prepilin peptidase, with product MSLTPTRIDTTSGDASSTSACHRASRSLTLWPPIPVFSQVTGRSGCRRCHSPATRSG from the coding sequence ATGTCATTGACGCCGACGAGGATCGACACCACGTCCGGGGACGCGTCGAGCACGTCCGCTTGCCATCGGGCTTCCAGATCGCTCACCTTGTGGCCCCCGATCCCGGTGTTCAGCCAGGTCACGGGCCGGTCCGGGTGCCGCAGGTGCCACTCGCCCGCGACGCGCAGCGGGTAG